DNA from Fusobacterium sp.:
TTAGGAGAACACTCATATCTAGTAGGTCCATTTATAGAAGATTTTACAAGAGAAGCTCTCAACAGCAATATGATAACAAATTTAAATGCTGAAATAAAATAAGGAGATGGTAGGATGGAAGTTGATCATATCTATATCTGTACTGATTATAAAGCACCTGCTGGTGAATTATTAAAAGAATTTGGATTGACAGAAGGAACCTCAAATATTCATCTTGGGCAAGGAACTGCTAATAGAAGATTCTTTTTTCATAATTTTATGCTTGAATTATTATGGATAGAGAATTTAGATGAAATAAAAAATAATCTTACTAAACCTATGAGACTTTTTGAAAGGTGCAGTAAAAGCGATATTAATATATCTCCTTTTGGAATTGGATTTAGACCTACAAGTGAAAAAAATGAAAAAGTTTTATTTCCTGTTTGGGATTATCATCCTCTATATCTTCCTGATTTTTTAAAAATACAGGTTGCTGATAGTACTCCTCTAAGTGAACCTATGTTTTTCTATCTTTCTTTTATTGAAAGGCAAGATAAATATCCTGCTGAAAAGAAAGAAAATATGAAACATAAACTTCCACTGAAAGAAGTAACTAATATAGAAGTACATATTAACCAAAAAAATGAGTTTTCTGAAGCAGCCAAAATAATAAATAATATAGATAATCTTCTTTTAATAAAAGACAATGAAAATTATCTGAAACTTACTTTTGATAACTGGATATACAAAAAAGAAAAAGATTTCAGACCTGATATACCTTTGATAATAAAATGGTAATAAATATTTTGCTCAAATACAGCATACATGATATACTTTAATAGAATAACTAAAATATTGAAAAACCTATTTAATATATATTTTTTACAGGAGGAAAGAAAATGAAAAAAGAATATATAGAGACTTCTGGATGGGATGCAATTACTAGAGCCTTTGAAAAACATTATCCTGAGCAGACTGATCCCCTTCACTATGCCCCTATAATCTCTTGGCGTCTAGGAGGAGAAGATCCTTTAGATGGTATCAGTGTCTATGATGGAGGAGATTATTATCATTTTGTCACTTATGGACTTTCTGAACTGTATGATAAAGAATCTGAAGATTTTGATTATAGTGGATATGGATTTGAACTTACATTAAAATTAAAAAAGTCTTCTTTGAAAAATAAAGAGGAAGAATTGAACTGTATCTGTGGAATTTTACAAACTCTTGGAAGAATAACTTTTGAAAATGGAGATATATTTCAACCTTTTGAATATATATATACTGGACAAAAAACTGGTATGGACTCTCAATCACTATCTAATATAACAGGTTTTGTAACTATTCCAGATGAAATAAGTGAGATAAATACTCCTAATGGGCTATTACAATTTGTACAACTTGTAGGTATGACTGATGCAGAACTTAAAACTATTGTAGATAAAAAGAATACTGTTGAAGAAATGATAGAAAAACTTGGTCATTCTATGACTGATTTTAAAAGAAAAAGTCTAGTTTAATATGTATATAATCAATAATAATTTATACTAAGGTGATATCTAATGTTACAGTTAAAAAAACTTACAGATAATAAGAAAAAATATATTGAACTGTTACTGTTGGCTGATCCAGAAGAAAAAGCCATAGACAAATATATCAATGATTGTGAAGTTTTTTGTCTTATTGAAAATGAAAAAATCTTAGGGCAGTGTGCTGTCATTGAAATAGATAAACACAGATGTGAAATAAAAAATATAGCAATCTGCGAAACTATACACAAGAAAGGCTATGGAAGAAAATTTCTTAACCTCATATGCGATTACTATAAAGATAAATATTTTTCCATATTAGTAGGAACTGCTGATCCTGGAATAGAATTTTATGAAAAATGTAACTTTAAAATATCTCATAGAATAAAGAATTTTTTTATAGATAATTATGATGAAGAAATTTTTGATAATGGAATACAGTGTATAGATATGATTTATTTAGAAAGAAAATTAAAGTAAGGAGTTTCTACTCCTTATTTTTATATTCTTAAAACTTAT
Protein-coding regions in this window:
- a CDS encoding suppressor of fused domain protein codes for the protein MKKEYIETSGWDAITRAFEKHYPEQTDPLHYAPIISWRLGGEDPLDGISVYDGGDYYHFVTYGLSELYDKESEDFDYSGYGFELTLKLKKSSLKNKEEELNCICGILQTLGRITFENGDIFQPFEYIYTGQKTGMDSQSLSNITGFVTIPDEISEINTPNGLLQFVQLVGMTDAELKTIVDKKNTVEEMIEKLGHSMTDFKRKSLV
- a CDS encoding GNAT family N-acetyltransferase; translation: MLQLKKLTDNKKKYIELLLLADPEEKAIDKYINDCEVFCLIENEKILGQCAVIEIDKHRCEIKNIAICETIHKKGYGRKFLNLICDYYKDKYFSILVGTADPGIEFYEKCNFKISHRIKNFFIDNYDEEIFDNGIQCIDMIYLERKLK